In one Mangrovibacterium diazotrophicum genomic region, the following are encoded:
- a CDS encoding glycoside hydrolase family 31 protein, with product MNQLKLFTLLLFGLFSIQFTSGQPMQGEAEPGAIVSFGNARFTVLTPGLIRMEWSEAKQFEDRPSLVFINRKTEVPPFESDERGDVLRIKTSLLDLTFEKGKGIFSRENLSIKFRNKKTEGEWYPGLGNKGNLQGTTRTLDACDGDLKIVWGDTIPVKLDDGLLSTAGWTLIDDSDKPLFDDSDWAWGVSRDSTDSYCDWYFFAYGRDYKAALKDFTTVAGKIPVPPKYAFGIWWSRYWAYTDLEYRELVREYEMHDLPLDVLVMDMDWHITDQEDWWENGVKVRDQANQKHGWTGYTWEKTYFPQPWVFLDWLEEKGIKTCLNVHPASGVQPHEDVYPVFAEAMGVDPASKNYVPFDIVDKTYAQNYFDLIMHPLEKEGVDFWWLDWQQWGTTKLTGVNPTFYLNYLHYSDMQRQGKRPIIFHRYGGLGNHRYQIGFSGDTFISWKSLAYQPEFTATASNVCFGYWSHDIGGHMQGDKLDPELFTRWIQWGVFSPIFRTHATKDPLIERRMWAYDSEYFEVMREAVKLRHQLFPYLYSQSFEAYESGVSLMRPMYYEYPDQHNAYEFNGQYLFGEDLLVAPITDSIPEGKMYVDKSVWLPEGKWVEWYSGTILDGGKVVERPYLLSEIPLFVREGALIPMIGDSQAINGPIEDISLKIFPGESGRLHLFDDDSSNEDYRIGKLARTEIQSNRSKTQQTVVVAPVGGNYEGMASERKWRLEFQFTYPPVSVRINGKEIAYAAKSETSTWTYDGQQLATIIQTERLPVTDSLKVEIEWPKENAEKLSGFPGEFKRAELAFKQVKKAGGFKFGDTRFMDSELGRLAMTGYRMTLNPNMATIEEELAQFNEGKEKFMKALTSASETKEALAPLVDYFKILQKDNQ from the coding sequence ATGAATCAATTGAAACTCTTCACTTTACTGTTGTTCGGGCTATTCAGTATTCAATTTACATCGGGTCAACCGATGCAGGGTGAAGCTGAACCCGGAGCAATAGTAAGTTTTGGTAATGCTCGTTTTACGGTTCTCACGCCGGGATTAATCCGAATGGAATGGTCTGAAGCGAAGCAATTCGAAGACCGGCCCTCCCTGGTTTTTATCAATCGGAAAACGGAAGTTCCTCCCTTTGAATCGGACGAGCGCGGTGATGTACTTCGAATAAAAACGTCATTATTGGATTTGACCTTTGAGAAGGGCAAGGGAATTTTCTCGCGGGAAAACCTGAGTATTAAGTTTCGGAATAAGAAAACGGAAGGAGAATGGTATCCCGGCCTCGGGAATAAGGGCAATTTGCAGGGAACCACCCGAACACTGGACGCCTGTGATGGCGATCTGAAAATTGTTTGGGGAGATACGATTCCGGTAAAACTTGATGATGGCTTACTATCCACAGCGGGGTGGACATTGATTGACGATTCAGACAAGCCTCTGTTTGACGATTCGGATTGGGCCTGGGGTGTTTCGCGCGATTCTACTGACAGCTACTGCGACTGGTATTTCTTTGCGTATGGCCGGGATTACAAAGCAGCACTGAAAGATTTTACGACCGTGGCCGGCAAGATTCCGGTTCCTCCCAAATACGCGTTTGGAATTTGGTGGTCTCGCTACTGGGCATACACCGATCTGGAATACCGGGAGTTGGTCCGGGAATACGAAATGCATGATTTGCCTTTGGATGTTCTTGTAATGGATATGGATTGGCATATTACCGATCAGGAAGATTGGTGGGAAAACGGGGTGAAAGTGCGTGATCAGGCGAACCAAAAGCACGGCTGGACCGGCTACACCTGGGAAAAGACCTATTTCCCGCAGCCCTGGGTATTTCTGGACTGGCTGGAAGAAAAAGGAATAAAAACCTGTCTGAATGTGCATCCGGCCTCTGGCGTTCAGCCACACGAAGATGTTTATCCGGTATTTGCGGAAGCGATGGGAGTTGATCCTGCAAGCAAAAACTATGTGCCTTTTGATATTGTCGACAAAACCTATGCGCAAAATTACTTTGATCTGATCATGCATCCGCTGGAGAAGGAGGGGGTTGATTTTTGGTGGCTCGATTGGCAGCAATGGGGAACGACTAAACTGACTGGCGTGAATCCAACCTTTTATTTAAACTATCTTCATTACAGCGACATGCAACGGCAGGGCAAACGCCCAATTATTTTTCATCGCTATGGTGGATTGGGAAATCACCGGTATCAAATCGGGTTTTCGGGCGACACGTTTATTTCCTGGAAATCGCTGGCCTATCAGCCTGAATTTACCGCTACGGCGTCCAATGTTTGTTTTGGCTACTGGAGCCATGATATTGGTGGACATATGCAGGGGGATAAACTTGATCCGGAATTGTTCACAAGGTGGATTCAGTGGGGCGTTTTTAGCCCGATTTTCAGGACGCACGCCACCAAAGATCCCCTGATCGAACGGCGGATGTGGGCCTACGATTCCGAATATTTTGAGGTGATGCGTGAGGCGGTAAAATTGCGCCACCAGCTATTCCCATATCTCTATTCCCAGTCCTTTGAAGCGTACGAAAGTGGCGTTTCCCTGATGCGCCCCATGTACTACGAATATCCTGATCAGCACAATGCTTATGAATTCAATGGCCAGTATCTATTTGGCGAAGATCTGTTGGTGGCTCCAATCACCGATTCCATTCCGGAAGGTAAAATGTATGTCGATAAGAGCGTTTGGCTACCCGAGGGAAAGTGGGTAGAGTGGTACTCCGGAACAATTTTGGATGGAGGAAAAGTTGTGGAACGGCCTTACCTTTTATCGGAAATCCCGCTCTTTGTTCGGGAAGGTGCCCTAATTCCGATGATCGGCGATTCCCAGGCAATCAACGGTCCGATTGAGGATATTTCACTGAAAATTTTTCCCGGCGAATCAGGCCGACTGCACTTGTTCGATGACGATAGCAGCAATGAAGATTACAGAATCGGAAAATTGGCCAGAACGGAAATTCAGTCCAACAGAAGTAAAACGCAGCAAACCGTCGTTGTTGCACCTGTAGGAGGAAACTATGAAGGAATGGCAAGCGAGCGGAAATGGCGCTTGGAATTTCAGTTCACCTATCCGCCGGTTTCTGTGCGAATAAACGGGAAAGAAATTGCGTATGCTGCAAAAAGTGAAACGTCAACCTGGACCTACGACGGGCAGCAATTAGCGACTATCATACAAACGGAACGCTTGCCGGTGACTGACTCGCTGAAAGTTGAAATTGAATGGCCCAAAGAGAATGCTGAGAAACTAAGCGGTTTTCCGGGTGAATTTAAACGGGCCGAGTTGGCTTTCAAACAAGTGAAAAAGGCAGGAGGATTCAAGTTTGGAGATACACGCTTCATGGACTCAGAGCTAGGAAGACTGGCCATGACTGGTTATCGCATGACACTGAATCCGAATATGGCCACGATTGAGGAAGAATTAGCTCAGTTTAACGAAGGTAAAGAGAAATTCATGAAAGCGTTAACAAGTGCCTCGGAAACCAAAGAAGCACTTGCTCCTTTAGTCGATTATTTCAAGATCCTTCAAAAAGACAATCAATGA
- a CDS encoding GDSL-type esterase/lipase family protein, with translation MNKLKVWGLLLLGAVILSACQKPVKIACVGDSITEGVGTQVWNKSSYPVILDSLMGPDYVVMNCGRSAATMLKNSDMPYWKCNELDDVFIYQPDVIVIKLGTNDSKDHNWNAAAYEQDYQALIDTFQSIPTHPKIYMCLPAPAFEKRWNINDTTIREQVIPIIERLASVNSLPVIDVYTGLQGQAGHFPDGIHPDEAGAKKLAEVIAEGLQVQ, from the coding sequence ATGAATAAGTTAAAAGTATGGGGCTTGCTGCTATTGGGAGCAGTCATTTTAAGTGCGTGTCAAAAACCGGTAAAAATCGCTTGTGTAGGCGATAGCATCACCGAAGGAGTTGGGACACAAGTGTGGAATAAATCGTCTTACCCGGTGATTTTGGACAGCCTGATGGGGCCTGATTACGTGGTGATGAATTGCGGCCGAAGCGCGGCAACAATGCTCAAAAACAGTGATATGCCCTATTGGAAGTGCAACGAGTTGGATGATGTGTTCATTTACCAACCCGATGTGATTGTGATTAAGCTGGGAACCAACGACTCCAAAGATCATAATTGGAATGCTGCAGCCTATGAGCAGGACTACCAGGCGCTCATCGACACTTTTCAATCGATTCCGACCCATCCGAAAATTTACATGTGTTTACCGGCTCCTGCCTTCGAAAAAAGATGGAATATCAATGATACCACCATTCGCGAGCAGGTGATTCCAATTATTGAGCGATTGGCGTCTGTGAACAGTCTGCCGGTCATTGATGTCTACACCGGTTTGCAAGGGCAGGCGGGGCATTTCCCGGATGGTATTCATCCGGATGAAGCCGGAGCGAAAAAATTAGCTGAAGTTATCGCGGAAGGTCTCCAGGTACAGTAG
- a CDS encoding beta-glucosidase, translating to MKKKYLQRLSVCCLALLMAACSGKKDVPVADYQNPALPVDQRVEDLLGRMTLEEKADFIAGKDMWHFKGIERLNVPAIQVSDCGHGITIILDENGQMKPNATCFPTASAQAATWNKALIRELGAAMGREARSTGSSILLAPMVNIIRTPLNGRNFETFSEDPVLSGELGAAFINGVQSEDVGCVIKHFTANNQQAYQNNLNVLVDERTLREIYLPNFKIALEKSDPWGLMTAYNDLNGEQTSANKHILEDILKGEWAYPGFVVSDWNDIKTAESITTKLDIEMPGPGKFLTKANVLKAIEDGLLSEAELNDKVKRILRGIIKTKVVDLPKVEFDYEFNSPGHQELARKVAEDGIVLLKNEQVLPFKSDVKKLAVLGPNAAQARLGGGGSASVTPFYSVSPLQGIKNYCGDTVEIHYEEGCGLSGNLEVIGEGNLFHSKDDALQPGLKAEYFSNDSLGGTPDAVDMEARIDFSWGWASPHPGVSHIQYSARWTGQIKAPVSGDYKIGVSAAECGFRLYLNGELKFDNWNQGANDTFEEMFAAKSKQLPVHLEEGEMLDVRLEFTKKRNRNFIRLEWEVPGVDPVALAVKAAKECDAAVIFAGLSNFFEGGGNDRSDLRLPGEQNRLIREVAKVNPNTVVVLQNGAAVAMPWMNDVHAIVEAFYPGQEGGNAIANVLFGKVNPSGKLAQSFPFKVEDNPSFGNYPGTNLTVNYAEGIWVGYRYYENKDIPVLFPFGYGLSYTQFAYENLEITELSDSINVAFDIENTGQVAGAEVPQLYVHDVEASESRPAKELKAFEKVYLEPGEKRRVSMTLGDDAFAFFSAKEIRWMVEPGEFDLLVGSSSADIRLQGKIKK from the coding sequence ATGAAAAAGAAATATTTACAGCGGCTATCGGTCTGCTGTTTGGCCTTGCTCATGGCAGCTTGTAGCGGCAAAAAGGATGTGCCTGTTGCCGACTACCAGAATCCTGCACTGCCGGTTGATCAACGCGTAGAAGACCTGTTGGGGCGAATGACGCTGGAAGAGAAAGCCGACTTTATTGCAGGAAAAGATATGTGGCATTTCAAAGGAATTGAACGCCTGAATGTACCAGCAATTCAAGTTTCCGATTGTGGGCATGGAATCACCATTATTCTGGATGAAAACGGCCAGATGAAGCCCAACGCCACCTGTTTTCCGACGGCCTCGGCGCAGGCGGCTACCTGGAATAAAGCGCTTATCAGGGAACTGGGAGCCGCCATGGGACGTGAAGCCAGAAGTACCGGTTCATCCATCTTGCTGGCTCCAATGGTGAATATTATCCGCACTCCTTTGAATGGCAGAAATTTCGAAACCTTTTCAGAAGACCCGGTTTTGTCGGGCGAGCTAGGGGCGGCTTTCATCAATGGGGTACAGTCTGAAGATGTGGGGTGTGTAATCAAGCACTTTACAGCGAATAACCAGCAGGCCTATCAAAACAACCTGAATGTGTTGGTGGATGAGCGCACGTTGCGGGAGATCTATTTACCGAACTTCAAAATTGCCCTGGAAAAGTCAGATCCGTGGGGGCTGATGACTGCCTACAATGATTTGAATGGTGAGCAAACATCAGCGAACAAACATATTCTGGAAGACATTTTGAAAGGCGAGTGGGCTTATCCGGGATTTGTGGTATCTGACTGGAATGATATTAAAACAGCAGAATCGATAACGACCAAGCTGGATATAGAGATGCCCGGGCCAGGTAAGTTCTTGACAAAGGCCAATGTATTAAAAGCCATTGAGGATGGTTTGCTAAGCGAGGCGGAGCTGAACGACAAAGTAAAGCGCATCCTGCGAGGGATCATCAAAACCAAAGTTGTTGATCTACCTAAAGTTGAATTTGACTATGAATTCAATTCTCCAGGACATCAGGAATTAGCTCGAAAAGTTGCAGAGGACGGCATCGTTTTATTGAAAAACGAACAGGTCCTTCCGTTTAAGTCTGATGTGAAAAAACTGGCTGTGTTGGGCCCCAATGCGGCTCAGGCCCGACTCGGTGGCGGCGGAAGTGCTTCGGTAACACCATTCTATTCGGTGAGCCCATTGCAGGGAATAAAAAACTATTGTGGTGATACGGTTGAGATTCACTACGAAGAAGGTTGTGGATTGAGTGGGAACCTGGAAGTAATAGGCGAGGGGAATTTATTTCACTCCAAAGACGATGCGTTGCAGCCGGGATTGAAAGCCGAGTATTTTTCAAATGATTCGTTAGGAGGCACACCCGATGCGGTGGACATGGAAGCTCGAATTGATTTTTCCTGGGGATGGGCAAGTCCTCACCCCGGCGTTAGTCATATTCAATATTCGGCCCGCTGGACCGGACAAATAAAAGCGCCGGTTAGCGGAGATTACAAGATTGGAGTGTCAGCTGCGGAGTGTGGTTTTCGTCTGTATTTGAACGGCGAACTGAAATTTGATAATTGGAATCAGGGTGCCAACGATACTTTCGAAGAAATGTTTGCTGCAAAAAGTAAGCAGTTGCCTGTGCATTTGGAGGAAGGTGAAATGCTGGATGTCCGGCTCGAGTTTACCAAAAAGCGGAATCGCAATTTTATACGCCTGGAATGGGAGGTTCCGGGAGTGGACCCTGTAGCGCTGGCTGTAAAAGCAGCCAAAGAGTGCGATGCAGCTGTAATTTTTGCGGGTCTGTCGAATTTTTTTGAGGGCGGTGGTAACGACCGGAGCGATCTTCGTTTGCCGGGAGAACAAAATCGACTGATTCGGGAAGTTGCGAAGGTAAATCCTAATACCGTTGTTGTCCTTCAAAACGGGGCTGCCGTTGCTATGCCCTGGATGAATGACGTTCATGCAATTGTGGAAGCCTTTTATCCCGGACAGGAAGGGGGTAATGCCATTGCCAATGTGCTGTTCGGAAAAGTAAATCCTTCGGGTAAATTGGCACAAAGCTTTCCGTTTAAAGTGGAAGACAATCCGTCATTCGGGAACTATCCCGGAACTAACCTAACCGTAAATTATGCCGAAGGAATTTGGGTGGGCTATCGATACTATGAGAACAAGGATATTCCGGTTCTATTCCCATTTGGTTATGGCCTTTCCTACACGCAGTTTGCGTACGAAAATCTTGAAATTACAGAACTGTCAGATAGCATTAACGTGGCATTCGATATCGAAAACACCGGGCAGGTAGCTGGCGCGGAAGTACCACAGCTTTATGTGCACGACGTGGAAGCGTCAGAATCCAGACCGGCGAAGGAACTGAAAGCCTTTGAGAAAGTATACCTGGAGCCGGGTGAAAAACGAAGGGTTTCGATGACCCTGGGAGATGATGCCTTTGCTTTCTTCTCCGCAAAAGAGATTCGATGGATGGTAGAGCCCGGAGAATTCGACTTGTTAGTGGGAAGTTCGTCAGCCGATATTCGTTTACAGGGAAAAATCAAAAAATAG